Sequence from the Ereboglobus luteus genome:
GCTCCAGCAAATGGAGTCATCAAGGTTTCCAATAAATGCAACATTTGGCGCAATGTTCATTTTTTTAAGCGCCTCCCCGACCGTATAACCCCAGAGCACTTTGCCTTTCCCACAAACGTTCTCACCGGAGGAAGCTTGTGTATTATGTCCCCATATCCGGGAGGCGAGTTGTTGATGATCTTTTATATTGAGGGAGATGTCCTTGAGCCCTTTGGGCTGCGAGGGTTTGGGGCCAAGTATTGTTGCGCCTTGCGAGGCGAGATCGAGCAACTTTGTCAAAACGGCATTGGAGAGTTCGCCGGTGTTGGGGACGGCAAGCAGGTGGTATTTCCTTCCTGAGGGACTGACAAGTTTTCCGTTTTCCACGCGGACATGGCTTAGCAGTGTCTTTTCAGAAATGACATCACCTCCGGGAATATATTCGTCCAATGATATGAAGTCGGAAACTTTTTGGCCCTTTTGCAGCAGATATTGGGAGCGGCTCAGGTAGACAATCCACGCCTTGCCGGATTCATACCAGGTTTGATTGCGTCCGAAGTGTGTTCCCCACGGCCCCATGCACATGCCCGGTTTTATATTATCAGGAAAAGGCTGGTGGACCCAATGGTGCAGAATCAATCGGTTTACTCCCTTGGAGAATGCGACGTCCCCGCTGAACTTGAGCTGCGCGGGCGTTTCGTTCCAACGGCTTTGGGAGCCGCCCCCGGTAAAAGCCTCGGCGCTTAATATATTGATTCCAAAAAAGGGTATGGCTGCGTTGACGTGCCATTTGTCTATGTCGACCTTGCGCATGCGGGTCCAGAATTCCGTGGTGGGCAAATCGGAAAGATGCGCTGTGTCAAAAGTATTGAATGGTCTGGGCACATTGACGGGGCCCGTGGCGTAGGGTTCGATTTGTATCAACATGCCAAGCTCCTTGAGCATCTGTTTTGGTATGCCATAGCTGTATTCAATAAACATGTCGGAGACGGTTCTTTTCAAATCCCACTTAAATCCGTCGGTGGCTTGTTTGCTTTCGAGTGTGCGTCCCGCCAAAACCGGGAGCCACGGAACGATGTCATAGCCATTTCGTTTCAGAAACTCCGCCCGCATAAGGGGCGTCCAGTTTTGGTCTCCCGCCTCGTAGCTGTCGAAAAGCATGTAAGTGAGCGTTTCCCCCAAATATTCGCCGAGGTTCTTTTTCAGCGGCTCCAGAACATTGTTCATGTGGAGCGTCATGGTTTGCGCGCTCATCTTGTCGGCTTCGAGCGCGTCTATATTTTCGGGGGCGGAGGTTGGCTTGGCCCCTGTGGGCGTATGACCGAAACGATAAATAGTATAGCCGCCTTTTGGAATCTCACAGATTAACTTTCCGTCGGCGCGCATCTTGCCGGAAACATCAATAATATGCCCGGCGCCGGGTTCGCCATCGGGCACGAGCAACACGGCAATGTCCCTATAAAAATTCAACCTGGACGGGGGCTGTTCCAAGTAGCCGACAAAATGCCTCGGTCCGTTGATTTTCATTTCCGACCAGACGACATGTTGCATTGCGGTTTCGGGTTTGATCCAGGGGCCGCCGCTGACGGACCATCCGATGCAGTTGTGCATTCCCAATTCCAAGCCGAGCCGTTTGGCCTCCGCCATGGTATGCCGCATCAGCTCCCACCATTTTGCGTTAAAGTAATCCACGCCTGTTGAATAATTGTTTGCCAGCGGAGGATATCTGTCGGTTGCGGTGGAAACGAGTTGGAACAGTGTCGCGCCGGCGATGCCGGCCTCTTTCATGGCCTCCAAATCCTTTGTGATTCCTTCTTTTTCGACATTATATCCAACCCAATGCCACCAGACAAACGGGCCGGACTCTTTTGGGGGATTACGGAAATCCCCGGGGTTATATCTGACGCCCTTCCTGTTTTTTTCGCAGGGCAGTTAACAATGGCTGCGGCGAGAAAGATCACAAACAGCAGTTTGAATTTCATATAAAATATGACTTGAGGTGAAGAACCGGGTTTTGGGTGGTAAAGGTAATTTATCCGCTCACGAGCATTGTGCGCATGTGTCTTGATACACAGAGTATGCGTTTCATTATGAGTCTGATATTTTGGCTTGAAGGTAAACCTATTTTGCGGTCAACAATTGACTCGTTTCAGGAGCCATATTTTGAAACCAAACGATCCGGGCCGATCGCTGAGGTTTACCGTTGACTGTATCTCTCGTTGCCTCGGTTTCAAAAACTGTTGCCGTTGCTTTTGCTCAAAAAACATCCCCCCGGTTAGCCGGGCATTTATTGTGCGCATTCCCAAAATATCACAACCCAACATACCATGAACCGATCACGCTTCGTCCTGTTTTTGCTGTTCGTATTCACCGCGCTTTCAGCAACCGCCGCGCCCAATGCGCCAAAACTTCTCACGCCAAAACACAATGAGGTTTCGCTCAACGCCACGCCCGTTTTTTCATGGGCGGCAAGCCCCGGCGCCGTTGCCTATGAGATCGAGGTTTCGGCGGATTATGATTTCAAAACGATTGTCGTTCCCCGCACGCGCGTCGAGGGCACCAGTTTCACTCCCGCAAAGCCGCTCCATCGCACAAACCGTTTCTGGCATGTCCGGGCGATTGATTCCGCGGGGAATCCCGGCAAATGGTCGTCGGCATACATTTATCGCCTGCAACCCGAGCCGAAAACGAGCGCGCCCGCGAAAGCCCCGGCATCCGCGACGCCCGCCGCTTCGGCGGTGAAAGAAAGCAAGACGTTGAAATTGCTCACTCCGAAACATAACGAGGAATCCACCAACGCGACGCCCGTTTTCACATGGACGCCGGTCACGGGCGCGGTGGCCTACGAAATCGAGATCGCGGCGGATTATGAATATAAGAAAACCGTCGTTCCCGTGACGCGCGTCGATTCTCCGAGCTTCACACCGGCGGAACCCTTGTATCCGTCAAACCGTTTCTGGCGCGTGCGCACCATCGACGCGTCGGGCAAGGCGGGCAAATGGGCCGGGACCTTTGTTTACAAACTGAAACCCGCGCCGGCCTCGCAGGCGCGCGCGATGACAAAGCGCCCCGCGGTCTATCCGGCAAACAACCAAACCGGCATTGTGCAAAACCCGAGCTTCACCTGGGATGCGGTGCCCGGCGCGGTGGCCTACGAGATCGAAATTGCGGCGGATTTCACATACAAAAAAACGGTCGTTCCCGTGACGCGCGTCGAAACGCCGCGCTACGTCCCGATGCAGGCGCTTTATCCCTCCGCGCGTTTTTGGCGCACGCGCGCAATTCAGGCAAACGGCAGGGCGGGGGAGTGGAGCGGCACGCGTGTTTACAAGCTGCACGCGCCGGCAAACAAGATCAACATTCCCGCCAATGCGACGCTTGCCGAAATCCGCGCGGCGATTGACGCGGCGCCCGCATCCTCGCTCATCACTTTCGCGCCCAACGCCACCTACCGTTTGAAAATGAACCAAAAGGATTCGCATTTCCTGACGCTCAGCAAACGCGACGACCTTATTATCGACGGCAACAATTCACTTTTCATCATCGATAATCCCAGTGCCGGCGCGTTCAACATGCGCGAGTGCCAGCGGATCACGGTTCGTCGCTTCCGTTTTGATTACGATCCGCTGCCCCACTCGGTGGGCGTGGTCGAGTCGTTTAATCCCGGAGAAGGCGCCGCCGCCACGGTCACGCTTCGCAGCCTTCCCGGCTATCCCGATTTTGACGCGCCGCACATGATCGCGAACTGGTCGTGGGGCGTGATTCTTGATCCCGTCATCACCGGTCGCATGAAAGCAAAGGCTCCCCTTGTGATGAATTTCCCCGGCGCCAAGGTCTCGCGCAATGCAGCCGGCCCGAATCTCTTCGACGTGGCGGTGCCGCATGTCAACTACGGCAAGTTTTTCTCGAAGGGCGACCGTGTTGTCATTTTTTCCCGCGAACGCGGACGCAGCCTTTGCTCAGCCGAGATGAACTGCGATGACATCACTTTCGATCGCGTCACCACGCACGCATCGCCCGCCGGGCATTTTATCGCCGTCAATTGCTCGGATGTGAAAATCCTCGCGTGCGCGTCGTCGCCCAAGGACGCCTCCCGGGTTTACGCGGGCAATGCCGATGGCGCGCATGTTCGCGCCAATCTTCTCGGTCCGTGGATCGAGGGTTGCACATTCGACAGCATCGGCGACGACGGCATCGCGCTTTATAACAAGGGCATGGCGATCAATGCCAGGCCCGCAAATGACACGCTCACGGTTGCGGGCACGTTTATGAATCTCCAGCCCGGCGATGCGTTTGTCATTTTTAATCCGTTCGACGGCAGCCTTGTCGGGGAAACACGCACTGTCACCGCGGTGAAACCGGCGGGCGGCGGGGCGCATAATGTGACGTTCAAACCGGCCCTTGCCACAAAGGACGATTTTCCGGCGGGGGACAAAACGTGGTGGAAGAATGCGCAGCTCTTCAATCGCACGCGCCAGAATTCCGGGTTTGTCATAAAGAACAACACCTTCAAATCGGTGCGCCGCTACTCGGTCATCGTGCGCTCCACCGACGGGATCATCGTCGACAACGATATCACCGGTTCATCCAATTCGGCGATCACCCTGCTCAACGAACCGCATTCCTGGGCGAACGGTCTGCATAGCGAACGGGTGCTCATCGCGCGCAACAAAATCAGCGCCTCGACCGTTGACGGCTCCGCCTCGTCCGGCGGAAGCATCGCGGTGAATCTTCGCAACCTTAACACTCCATCCGTTGATGCGAAGGCCGTCGGCAAGGCGTCAACCAAGCCGGCGCGCCTGCATCGTGACATTCGAATCGAGAACAACACGATCACCGATTGGAATTATCACGCGATCCTGTTGCGCAGCGCAACGGGATGCACGGTCACGGGCAATGTGATCTCCGCCCCGGCGGGCGCGAAATTCATCGCGCCGGAAAAAGAGAACATCGCTATCCTGGTCGACAACACCGATGGCTGCGTGATTTCCGGCAACGACACCAGTGGCGACCCGCGCCTCGGTTCGCCCGAGCAGCGACTCACGGTCATCGACAGCGACAACGCCACGGTGAAAAACAACAAACCCTGACGCATGAAAAGGCGCGTGCGCAAGGAGCGGCGGCGTCCCGCCGCCGGACGAGGCCAACGGCCTCGCTCTCCGGCTGTGCGCGCTCGAATGCGAGTGCGCTCTCGAAGATGTTTTGAGTTAGGAAACCAATTGCGCGAGGGGCGCTCGCATTGCTCGCGTCCGGCAGCGGGACGCAGCCGCTCCTTGTCGCACGCGTGGTTTGGTCACAATTCCGAGACATGCCCGCAGCAGTGGCGTGACATTGCCCGAATTTCGCCGATTTTATTCATGTTATGAAAGCGACAATAAAACCCCTCACCCTTGCCCTTTTGTCCGCGGTGGTTCTTCCACTCGCCGCCTTTGCGGGCGCGCCGGACCAGTCTGATATTCAAGTTCGCATGAGCAAGGCCTTCGCGTGGCAGGCGGCCCATCGCACCACGGACACCAGTAAATACGCCATGGACAGTCACGCCGGCCCGCGCGGCTGGGTGCATGGCGCGTTCATGACCGGCGTCATGGAGGCGTGGCGCACCACTGGTGAGAACGCCTACATCGACTATGCGTGGAAATGGGCGGAAGACGCGTCGTGGCAGCCCGGTCCGCGTCCGATCCATGCCGATGACCACATCGCATGCCAGTCGTATATCGAACTCCACATGCTCGATCCGAAGCGCGCGGACATAAAACCCACCATCGAGACATTCGACAAATTGATCGCCCAAAAACACAAGGGCGCGGAATTGTTCTGGTGGTGCGATGCGCTTTACATGCAGCCGCCGGCATGGGCGCGCCTGGCCAAGGCGACCGGCGATCAAAAATATCTTGATGAGATGACGCGTTTATATTGGGAGGCGGTTGATTATCTATATGACTCGCGCGAGCGTCTTTTTTTCCGCGACAAAAACTACATGCCCCATGACAAGGATTTCCGTCCGTCTGCGATAAGGAAGAACGGAACGAAAGCATTGTTTCAGGAGCGGAATGGGGAAAAAATGTTCTGGTCGCGGGGCAACGGCTGGGTGTTTGCGGGGCTTCCGCGTATTATTGAATGGATGCCCGGGGGCGCGCAGCGGGAAAAATTCGAAACCCTTTTCAAAACAATGGCGCCGCGCATTCTCGAACTCCAATCGCCCGACGGACTCTGGCGCATGGGCTTGCTCGATCCCGACGCCTACGGCCATGGCGAGGTCAGCGGCAGCGCGTTTTTCATTTATGGTTTCACGTGGGGTGTGCGCAACGGCCTGCTTGACGCGCGCGCGTATGTCCCGGCGATCGAGCGCGGATGGCGCGCGTTGCGCTCGTGCCAGCGTCCGGACGGCATGCTCGGTTATGTGCAACCCATCGGTGCCGCGCCCGGGGCGCATTCATCGAAGACATATCAGGAATACGGCACGGGCGCATTTTTGCTGGCGGGGTCTGAAATCTTAAAACTCCTGCGCGCCTCTCCCGATGTGTTTGCGTCCGTGAAGAAGGCAGCCGCGCCCGAGGCCGCGGAGCAGCGCGCCTATCAAGTCGCCGTTTTGAAACGCGTGGCCGGGCCCGTCCTGAATGCGGCGGCCGAGGGAAAGCTGAAGGAAAAGCTCCCAAAAGTTTATGTCGGCCGCGACCGGTTTGCTCCGCTTGAGGCATTGGGACGCACGCTGGCGGGAATCTCGCCCTGGCTCGAACTCGGCCCCGGCGAGGATGCCGAGGGCAGGCTTCGCGCCGAGTATATCGATCTCGCGGTGAAGGCCATTCGTTGCTCGACCGATCCCAAGTCGCCCGCGCATTTGATCTTTAACGAACGCGGCCAGCCTCTTGTTGACACGGCGTTTCTCGCGCAGGCGCTGCTTCGGGCGCCGACACAATTGTGGGGCAACCTCGATGAAAGCGCGCGCGCCAATGTCATCGCGTCACTGAAGGCCTCGCGTGTCACCAAGGCGCAGAAAAATAACTGGGAGCTTTTCAGCGCCACCGTCGAGGCCGCGTTGCTCAAGTTTTCAGGGGAGTGCGAAATGAGCGCCATCGAAACCGCGGTGGCCGACCATGACTCCTGGTATAAGGGCGACGGCACATACGGCGACGGCCAGCCGCTCCACTGGGATTATTACAACAGCTTCGTGATTCAACCGATGCTTTGGGATGTGCTCGCGGTGTGCGCCGAGCAAAAACTCCCGATTGCGAATCGACTGCCCGTGATTCAAACCCGCGCGCGCCGGTATGCGGAAATCCAGGAGCGCATGATTTCGCCCGAGGGCTCGTTTCCGGTGATCGGGCGCTCGTCCACCTACCGCTTTGGCGCATTCCAAACGTTGTCTCTCGTCGCGTTAAAAGATGAGTTGCCGCCGACGCTTCCCCGCGGCGCCGTGCGCGCGGCGTTGAACGCGGTCATCAAACGAATGATCGAGGCGCCGGGGACGTTTGACAGCGAAGGCTGGTTGCAACGCGGCGTTGTTGGCGCGCAGCCGCAAATGGCCGAGCGGTATATCAACACCGGCAGCCTGTATTTGTGCACGTTCGGGTTGCTGCAATTGGGACTGCCCCGAGTGATCCATTCTGGACCGAGCCGAGCCTGCCCTGGACGCAAAAACGAATTTGGGCGGGCGAGGATTTGCCGGCCGATCACGCACTCTAATTTAACCGACAATCAACCGATGAAAACAAACCGCCTGATAACCGCCGGCATTTTTGCCGCGCAGATTTTCATGTTCGCAACAACCAATGCGGCCGCGTCCGACGAGGCGACGCTTTCGAGCCCCGCCGCGCGCCTGCAATGGCGTCAGTCTTCCGACGGCTGGAAACTCGGCGGCGTTGATGTGCTCGGCGACGTTGCGGAAGGGAAGGGGATTCCGCTTGGCGAACCCTCGGGGCAATACCGCATTCTCTATTCGGAAACGGAACCGGATAAAACGCCCGTGCCGTTTTCCCTTTCCGACCGCACGGATGTTTTTCCCGAGCCCATCTATAAATATCCCGTGCCGCGCTGGGCCAAGGCGACCATTCCCGCGGCGCTCAACCTCGTCGGCGAGGAGCGCGTTTTTTATCCGTCGGCAATGGAATCATGCGCCGATGGCTCGCTGGTGTTTCGCCACCGGACTGATGTGGCGGATGTGGTTGCGCGTTGGAAAATCGACGCCTCGTTTCCCGGAGATGTGTGCGTGGAGCTGACGCTCACCGCCCGCAAGGACGGCTGGTTTTCACTGCCCACGCCGACACTCGCCACGGTTGCGCCACGCGATCTGAAGTGGGCGGTGGTGCCGGGTTACTTCAAGGGTGATCGTTTCAACCGCGATTTCCCGCTCGCATTCGCATACGGCCACGGCTTGCCGGACCGCCCGGTCATCGCCAATGAAGGCGCGGCCTCCACGCTTGCCTCGATCATCACCAACAAGGCGGGCGCCACGCTGGCGGTTATCGCCGAACCCGGCGTCGTCGATCCGTATTCTGCCAACGCCGCGACCCGCGAAATCTGGCGCATCGGGCTTTCGCACATGAACCGGGCGGGCGAGCTCACGCCGACTCTTTACCGCGCGCTTCTCGGCAGCCGTGATTCGCGACTGGAGGCGGGGCAGTCGCTCACGTTTTCGTTTCGCTACTCATTGCGCGCAGACGATTGGTTCGCCGCCATCAAGCACGCCGCGGAGGACATCTATCGCGTGCACGATTTTCTCGCTTTGAAGAAACCGGTTCGTTCGCTCAGCCAGCGGCTTCACTCGCTTCACGAATATGTGACTGATGACGCAACGTCGCTCTGGCACACCGAGGAATTCGGCGGCATGACAATCGGGGCGCAGGCCTACAATGGCGGCGTGGTCGGCGCCCGGCGCGACCCGAAAATAAAGGGAGATTACGACGCCATGAAAAACTCCGACTATGGCGCGATGTGGATGCTTGCGCGGCTCACGAATGATCCGCGCCTCGTGCGCGACCGGCTGCCCTACGCGCGCAATTTTAAACTCGTCCAGCAACAAAGCGCCCCCGGCTTTTTCCAAGGCGCGGCGCTCGGCCAATACTATCTCGCGAAGTCGCGCCGCTTCGTCGAGGAGTGGGGCGATTATGTCGAGCCTGTTGCCATCACCTATTACACGATGCTCGACATCGGCAACATCCTGCTCTTCGAGCCCGGCGATGCCGAGTTGCGCGAGCGTTTGCGACTCGGAGCGGAGCGATTGCTGGAGTGGCAGCGCGCCGATGGCAGCTGGGCGGTCGCCTATGATCACGCCACGCACAAGGAGCTTTTCACGGAACTGCCCGACGCGCGCGCGACATTCTACGGCTTGATTGTCGCCTACCGGATTCTGGGTGACGAAAAATATCTCGCGGCGGCGCGCCGCGGCGCGGACTGGATGATTAAAAACGCGGTCACGCCCGCGCGGTTTCTCGGAGTGTGCGGCGATGCGCGTTTCGCCCCCGACTTTGCCACGGTGCAGGCCGCGCAGGCGTTTCTCGACCTTTTCGATATCACTGGCGATGTGCGCTACCGCGAGGCGTCAATCGAGACTGCGCGGCAGTATGTGACGGATGTGTTTACCCAGCCGCTTGCGACCAATGCGAAGAAAACGCACAAGAAAAACACACTCGCCGACTGGCAGATCAACCAGACCGGGCTTGCCTTCGAGCATGGCGGAACCATTGGCACGGCGAGCGGCAGCGGGCCGATTCTTCTCGCCAGCTATGCCGGCCTTTTCATCCGCATGGCGGGGATCACGGGCGAGCCGCTCTTCCGCGATCTCGCGCGCGCCGCCGTGCTGGGGCGCGACGCGTTTTTGCATCCGAAGACCCAGGCGGCGACCTACTACTGGCTGCATGTGAACGCGGGCCCCGGCTCCTTTCCGCATCATGCGTGGTGGCAGTTTGGGTGGATAACCGACTATCTGGTTTCCGAGGTGGAATTGCGCTCCGCCGGCGGCATTGCCTTTCCGCGCGGATTCCTCACGCCCAAGGTCGGGCCTCATGCGTGTTTTGGGTTTGCCCCCGGAAAGCTGTATGGGGAGGCGGTCAATCTTGCGTGGGGGAATGTCGACACGGGAACGCCCGAGGTGGATTATATTGTGGCTCGCGGCGCAAACGGTGCGCGCACGCATGTGGTTCTTTTGAACAACAGCGCGCGTCCGGTGAAAACGACGGTGAAGGCTCCGCCATCCGCATTTGTTGGAGTGAAGGCCAGCGCATGGAAAAGCGCGACAATCCGCACCTCGCCGGACCGGATGGCGAAACTTGATACCGCGCAATCCGAGTGGTCTGTGGAGATCGCGACATACGGGCTCGCGGTTCTGAGCTTGGATGCGGAGTGATGCCGCGCCGGTTTTCGTATATATAATAAAATAAGATTCTTTAGAGAGGCGCGTGCGCAAGGAGCGGCGGCGTCCCGCCGCCGGACGCGAGCAACGCGAGCGCCCTTTGCGTATTTGTTTTTCGGATACAAAGAGCGGATCCGAATGCGGTCCGGCCAAGTGCGAGGCTTTGGCCTCGTCCGGCGGCGGGGACGCCGCCGCTCCTTGCGCACGCGTGGTTTTTTATAAGGGAATCGGCGGCCGGGGATTATTTCTTTTCGCGCAATTTTGCGGCGAGCAGCGCGAGTGCGGCGGCGAGATACCATGCCGAGGGGCGCCGCCACCACCACCGCCGCCTTTGTTTCCATTGTCGGGATTTTCGGGTTGTTCCGGATTTGTCGATGTTCCCGATGACACGATGGCGGTCATGGTTTGCACTTTGTTTGTCGAGTCGATCCGCCGGATTGCGCGATTGCCCGAGTCGGCGACATACAAGTATTCGCCGTTGTTGCCGAGCGCCAGATCGCGCGGATGATTGAAGAGGGCGTTTGTTCCCGTGGCGTCCTTGAAGCCGGCGATGCCGGTGACGCCATCAGCTCCGGGGTTGCCTGCGAGCGTGTTCACGTAACCGCCGGCTGTTATTTCGCGGATGGTCGAGTTGCCCGTGTCGGC
This genomic interval carries:
- a CDS encoding glycosyl hydrolase, which translates into the protein MPCEKNRKGVRYNPGDFRNPPKESGPFVWWHWVGYNVEKEGITKDLEAMKEAGIAGATLFQLVSTATDRYPPLANNYSTGVDYFNAKWWELMRHTMAEAKRLGLELGMHNCIGWSVSGGPWIKPETAMQHVVWSEMKINGPRHFVGYLEQPPSRLNFYRDIAVLLVPDGEPGAGHIIDVSGKMRADGKLICEIPKGGYTIYRFGHTPTGAKPTSAPENIDALEADKMSAQTMTLHMNNVLEPLKKNLGEYLGETLTYMLFDSYEAGDQNWTPLMRAEFLKRNGYDIVPWLPVLAGRTLESKQATDGFKWDLKRTVSDMFIEYSYGIPKQMLKELGMLIQIEPYATGPVNVPRPFNTFDTAHLSDLPTTEFWTRMRKVDIDKWHVNAAIPFFGINILSAEAFTGGGSQSRWNETPAQLKFSGDVAFSKGVNRLILHHWVHQPFPDNIKPGMCMGPWGTHFGRNQTWYESGKAWIVYLSRSQYLLQKGQKVSDFISLDEYIPGGDVISEKTLLSHVRVENGKLVSPSGRKYHLLAVPNTGELSNAVLTKLLDLASQGATILGPKPSQPKGLKDISLNIKDHQQLASRIWGHNTQASSGENVCGKGKVLWGYTVGEALKKMNIAPNVAFIGNLDDSICWSHRQAGDIDIFYFSNTEAKAKQIKVSLRAKDKAPEIWDPESGKITPASVWQPTESGTDVTLQFAPSQALFVVFKRPINQSDFITSVASQIPSEAFTIETSKKNGWCVKTASPGVFELRTTEGRTLRASIASVPEEILIGGEWNVDFKSPLGRAFSATFGKLESWAKSQNEQVKYFSGTATYHNTVHLAENQVGRNISISLNLGTVKDLASITINGKHVAVLWHAPYEVDITQYIKSGENKISIAVTNTWTNRLIGDNNYTNDCEWGDALGSDGRALLRYPEWLINNQPRPSSNRVAFSSWNYFNEKSPLLDAGLLSEVKLQFRRHADFQ
- a CDS encoding right-handed parallel beta-helix repeat-containing protein — protein: MNRSRFVLFLLFVFTALSATAAPNAPKLLTPKHNEVSLNATPVFSWAASPGAVAYEIEVSADYDFKTIVVPRTRVEGTSFTPAKPLHRTNRFWHVRAIDSAGNPGKWSSAYIYRLQPEPKTSAPAKAPASATPAASAVKESKTLKLLTPKHNEESTNATPVFTWTPVTGAVAYEIEIAADYEYKKTVVPVTRVDSPSFTPAEPLYPSNRFWRVRTIDASGKAGKWAGTFVYKLKPAPASQARAMTKRPAVYPANNQTGIVQNPSFTWDAVPGAVAYEIEIAADFTYKKTVVPVTRVETPRYVPMQALYPSARFWRTRAIQANGRAGEWSGTRVYKLHAPANKINIPANATLAEIRAAIDAAPASSLITFAPNATYRLKMNQKDSHFLTLSKRDDLIIDGNNSLFIIDNPSAGAFNMRECQRITVRRFRFDYDPLPHSVGVVESFNPGEGAAATVTLRSLPGYPDFDAPHMIANWSWGVILDPVITGRMKAKAPLVMNFPGAKVSRNAAGPNLFDVAVPHVNYGKFFSKGDRVVIFSRERGRSLCSAEMNCDDITFDRVTTHASPAGHFIAVNCSDVKILACASSPKDASRVYAGNADGAHVRANLLGPWIEGCTFDSIGDDGIALYNKGMAINARPANDTLTVAGTFMNLQPGDAFVIFNPFDGSLVGETRTVTAVKPAGGGAHNVTFKPALATKDDFPAGDKTWWKNAQLFNRTRQNSGFVIKNNTFKSVRRYSVIVRSTDGIIVDNDITGSSNSAITLLNEPHSWANGLHSERVLIARNKISASTVDGSASSGGSIAVNLRNLNTPSVDAKAVGKASTKPARLHRDIRIENNTITDWNYHAILLRSATGCTVTGNVISAPAGAKFIAPEKENIAILVDNTDGCVISGNDTSGDPRLGSPEQRLTVIDSDNATVKNNKP
- a CDS encoding DUF2264 domain-containing protein, with amino-acid sequence MKATIKPLTLALLSAVVLPLAAFAGAPDQSDIQVRMSKAFAWQAAHRTTDTSKYAMDSHAGPRGWVHGAFMTGVMEAWRTTGENAYIDYAWKWAEDASWQPGPRPIHADDHIACQSYIELHMLDPKRADIKPTIETFDKLIAQKHKGAELFWWCDALYMQPPAWARLAKATGDQKYLDEMTRLYWEAVDYLYDSRERLFFRDKNYMPHDKDFRPSAIRKNGTKALFQERNGEKMFWSRGNGWVFAGLPRIIEWMPGGAQREKFETLFKTMAPRILELQSPDGLWRMGLLDPDAYGHGEVSGSAFFIYGFTWGVRNGLLDARAYVPAIERGWRALRSCQRPDGMLGYVQPIGAAPGAHSSKTYQEYGTGAFLLAGSEILKLLRASPDVFASVKKAAAPEAAEQRAYQVAVLKRVAGPVLNAAAEGKLKEKLPKVYVGRDRFAPLEALGRTLAGISPWLELGPGEDAEGRLRAEYIDLAVKAIRCSTDPKSPAHLIFNERGQPLVDTAFLAQALLRAPTQLWGNLDESARANVIASLKASRVTKAQKNNWELFSATVEAALLKFSGECEMSAIETAVADHDSWYKGDGTYGDGQPLHWDYYNSFVIQPMLWDVLAVCAEQKLPIANRLPVIQTRARRYAEIQERMISPEGSFPVIGRSSTYRFGAFQTLSLVALKDELPPTLPRGAVRAALNAVIKRMIEAPGTFDSEGWLQRGVVGAQPQMAERYINTGSLYLCTFGLLQLGLPRVIHSGPSRACPGRKNEFGRARICRPITHSNLTDNQPMKTNRLITAGIFAAQIFMFATTNAAASDEATLSSPAARLQWRQSSDGWKLGGVDVLGDVAEGKGIPLGEPSGQYRILYSETEPDKTPVPFSLSDRTDVFPEPIYKYPVPRWAKATIPAALNLVGEERVFYPSAMESCADGSLVFRHRTDVADVVARWKIDASFPGDVCVELTLTARKDGWFSLPTPTLATVAPRDLKWAVVPGYFKGDRFNRDFPLAFAYGHGLPDRPVIANEGAASTLASIITNKAGATLAVIAEPGVVDPYSANAATREIWRIGLSHMNRAGELTPTLYRALLGSRDSRLEAGQSLTFSFRYSLRADDWFAAIKHAAEDIYRVHDFLALKKPVRSLSQRLHSLHEYVTDDATSLWHTEEFGGMTIGAQAYNGGVVGARRDPKIKGDYDAMKNSDYGAMWMLARLTNDPRLVRDRLPYARNFKLVQQQSAPGFFQGAALGQYYLAKSRRFVEEWGDYVEPVAITYYTMLDIGNILLFEPGDAELRERLRLGAERLLEWQRADGSWAVAYDHATHKELFTELPDARATFYGLIVAYRILGDEKYLAAARRGADWMIKNAVTPARFLGVCGDARFAPDFATVQAAQAFLDLFDITGDVRYREASIETARQYVTDVFTQPLATNAKKTHKKNTLADWQINQTGLAFEHGGTIGTASGSGPILLASYAGLFIRMAGITGEPLFRDLARAAVLGRDAFLHPKTQAATYYWLHVNAGPGSFPHHAWWQFGWITDYLVSEVELRSAGGIAFPRGFLTPKVGPHACFGFAPGKLYGEAVNLAWGNVDTGTPEVDYIVARGANGARTHVVLLNNSARPVKTTVKAPPSAFVGVKASAWKSATIRTSPDRMAKLDTAQSEWSVEIATYGLAVLSLDAE